A genome region from Polyodon spathula isolate WHYD16114869_AA chromosome 19, ASM1765450v1, whole genome shotgun sequence includes the following:
- the LOC121294356 gene encoding aggrecan core protein-like isoform X1 → MTTLLLLFACLRVIAATISIELSDPASALSVSIPGQSPLRPLLGSSLVVPCYFLDSTPHDPTAAPLTPRIKWSRISKEGESVILVATEGKVRVTAEYMDRVTMVSYPLVPTDATLEISELRTSDSGIYRCEVMHGLEDSEDTVDIQVKGIVFHYRAISTRYTLTFEKAKSACIQNSATIATREQLQAAYDDGFHQCDAGWLSDQTVRYPIHSPREGCYGDKDEFPGVRTYGIRETNETYDVYCFAEEMSGKVFYSTSPAKFSFSEAEEQCIKLGAQLATTGQLYLAWQTGMDMCSAGWLADQSVRYPISIARPNCGGNLVGVRTVYRYLNQTGYPYPDSRYEAICYRDEPVEAVTAATDGYQATEAEEVTTEIGSGLLTVETFTEGPELFVTKLTSTGELQGEVVTLEPVDLTGTPAVEPFSATEVIEGFPPSVTMDFVFPGDNVTDLPLSPPPGITEEVLTPEEVTAELTGTPGFLVEELISVVTAAPEIGFPLVTEGAENATDVQEEGSTLTTELPPTALPPTGLVFHYRAASSRYSLTFAQAQQACLENSAVIASPEHLQAAYESGFNQCDAGWLSDQSVRYPIVTPRDNCYGNMDGFPGVRNYGVRPASEQYDVYCYIDKLRGEVFHASSVERFTLEEALSYCLDRNATLATSGELHAAWKQGLDKCRAGWLLDGSVRYPITTPRPFCGGGKTGVITVYRFPNQTGHPESHSKYDAYCFRAAEEEAVTALPELEKVTRLILEVEPPVTPTGLWEYPVTGTPPYEDELFTGTEDMLQTVNVTAVPLITVPPEDISGSAYSGLPSGESDISSGDESGVMSGDISGDASSSGIPDVSGEASGFAVTSGLTSGTSSEGSAIDVTLIYSEQFQSGQGSGVFQEAGGEISGETSGFPDISGQESGDLSGFSSGFTSGFPSGDFSGISGLSSGIPDISGSGSGVTFIEGGFIQVIPTPQVEEEAGAGSLEERGISSGDASAEYSGLPSGIHDASADYSGFPSGFPDMSGDISGTSGLPSGFSGTSGYSSGIIILDGDWIEMETKIPKTEAEAGQEVEASGLPSGDFCGISGISGLPLDTSGDMSGFLDLSGEGSGIPEMSGLSSGILDFSGFTSAITDISGLSSGFPEITMVDPGLVELVPTTTSLEQELGGGPSVLLEFSGLSSGDVSGDFSGLPSGVSGDVSGKVSGLYSGDLDFSGLPSGFPSGIPDISGFESGFPDVTLVDSSLVKVTEKTDVEQELGEGPSGFLDFGSGEPSGSSGLPDISEASGIPDISEASGIPDISGASGIPDISGASGIPDISEASGIPDISGASGIPDISGASGIPDISEASGIPDISGASGIPDISGASGIPDISGASGIPDISGLPSGEVSGISASGDVSGFTDITFLISEEVIEVATKPTVSQELGQGPLEASGESSGIPLASGEPSGVPDISGEVSGIPSGDLPAVILSSRSPDQELTSSTGGPEETLSEIGQVVPEVLITPPVPIALTTAPAVIAIETPSVLEETVLEDIPDPCVPNPCGTGTCATRDGIAFCRCPPGLTGDDCQMDIDECHSGPCVNGASCIDGIDSYKCLCLPSYGGDRCEKDLEICEEGWMKFQGNCYRHFSERETWVDAERRCREISSHLVSIMTPEEQEYVNNNAQDYQWIGLNDRTLERDFRWSDGHPLQFENWRPNQPDNYFSAGEDCVVMIWHENGQWNDVPCNYHLPFTCKKGTMSCGSPPLVENARMFGKRRDRYEVNSIIRYQCNHGFTQRHLPVIRCKADGQWEQPRVECIDSTAYSRRLHKRSTRSQTRQASRSWGKLR, encoded by the exons ATGACCACTTTGCTCCTACTGTTCGCTTGTTTGCGAGTCATCGCAGCGACAATCTCCATCGAGCTGTCAG ACCCAGCTAGTGCACTGAGTGTGAGCATCCCGGGGCAGTCTCCACTGCGCCCTCTGCTGGGCAGCTCGCTGGTCGTGCCCTGCTACTTCCTGGACAGCACACCCCATGACCCCACCGCTGCCCCCCTCACCCCCCGGATCAAATGGAGCCGGATCTCCAAGGAAGGCGAGTCTGTCATCCTGGTGGCCACAGAGGGGAAGGTTCGAGTCACTGCCGAGTACATGGACAGGGTGACCATGGTCAGCTACCCCCTGGTGCCCACCGACGCCACTCTGGAGATCAGCGAGCTGCGTACCAGCGACTCGGGTATCTACCGCTGTGAGGTGATGCATGGCCTAGAGGACAGCGAGGACACCGTCGACATCCAGGTCAAAG GCATTGTATTCCACTACAGAGCTATCTCAACTCGCTACACCCTGACCTTCGAGAAGGCCAAAAGTGCCTGCATACAGAACAGTGCCACCATCGCCACTCGTGAGCAGCTGCAGGCAGCGTACGATGATGGGTTTCATCAGTGTGATGCTGGTTGGCTCTCAGATCAGACAGTCAG GTATCCAATTCATAGTCCACGAGAGGGTTGCTACGGTGACAAGGATGAGTTCCCTGGTGTCCGAACGTATGGAATTCGGGAAACTAACGAGACGTATGATGTGTACTGCTTCGCAGAGGAGATGTCAG gcAAGGTCTTTTACTCCACCTCCCCAGCTAAATTCTCATTTTCGGAAGCGGAGGAGCAGTGCATTAAGCTGGGCGCCCAACTAGCCACCACTGGGCAGCTCTACCTGGCCTGGCAGACGGGCATGGACATGTGCAGCGCGGGCTGGCTGGCTGACCAAAGTGTCCGCTACCCCATCTCTATAGCCAGGCCAAACTGCGGTGGTAACCTGGTGGGTGTCCGAACCGTCTATCGCTACCTGAACCAGACTGGCTATCCCTACCCAGACTCCCGCTATGAAGCCATCTGCTACCGAG ATGAGCCAGTGGAAGCTGTCACCGCGGCGACAGACGGATACCAGGCCACGGAAGCAGAGGAAGTGACCACAGAGATCGGCAGTGGTCTGCTGACGGTTGAGACCTTCACTGAGGGCCCGGAGCTCTTCGTCACCAAGCTGACCTCGACGGGGGAGCTCCAAGGAGAGGTGGTCACACTGGAGCCTGTCGACCTGACTGGCACTCCCGCGGTGGAGCCCTTCAGTGCAACTGAGGTCATCGAGGGATTCCCCCCCTCTGTCACCATGGACTTCGTGTTTCCAGGAGACAACGTCACGGATCTTCCCTTGTCTCCACCCCCTGGCATCACCGAAGAGGTCCTGACCCCGGAGGAGGTTACGGCAGAACTCACCGGCACCCCAGGGTTCCTGGTGGAGGAGCTGATCAGTGTGGTCACTGCTGCCCCTGAAATCGGCTTTCCTTTGGTAACAGAAGGAGCTGAAAATGCCACAGACGTGCAGGAGGAAGGCAGCACCCTGACCACGGAGCTGCCACCCACTGCCCTCCCCCCTACAG GTTTGGTGTTCCACTACAGGGCAGCGTCCAGCCGCTACTCCCTCACCTTTGCCCAGGCTCAGCAGGCATGTCTGGAAAACAGTGCCGTCATCGCCAGTCCGGAGCACCTCCAGGCCGCTTACGAGAGTGGCTTCAACCAGTGCGATGCAGGCTGGCTCTCCGACCAGTCTGTCAG GTATCCAATCGTCACTCCACGAGACAACTGCTACGGTAATATGGATGGGTTCCCTGGTGTGAGGAACTATGGTGTGCGTCCGGCCAGCGAGCAATACGACGTGTACTGTTACATCGACAAGCTCAGGG GTGAGGTTTTCCACGCAAGCTCAGTCGAGCGCTTCACGCTTGAAGAAGCCTTGTCATATTGCCTTGACCGGAACGCGACCCTCGCCACCAGTGGAGAGTTGCACGCCGCATGGAAGCAGGGTCTAGACAAGTGTCGCGCAGGTTGGCTGCTTGACGGCAGCGTGCGGTATCCCATCACCACCCCTAGGCCCTTCTGTGGTGGGGGGAAAACCGGCGTTATCACCGTCTACCGGTTCCCCAACCAAACAGGCCACCCTGAGTCACACTCCAAATATGACGCCTACTGCTTCCGAG ctGCTGAGGAGGAAGCTGTAACTGCATTGCCAGAGTTGGAGAAGGTGACCAGACTGATCCTTGAGGTGGAGCCACCAGTCACCCCCACAGGGCTCTGGGAGTACCCTGTCACTGGCACGCCCCCTTACGAAGACGAGCTATTCACAGGCACAGAGGACATGTTGCAGACAG tgaaCGTTACGGCCGTTCCCTTGATCACTGTCCCACCCGAGGACATCAGCGGCTCTGCGTACAGTGGGCTGCCATCCGGAGAAAGCGACATTTCTTCAGGAGATGAATCAGGAGTCATGTCTGGGGACATCTCAGGAGACGCCAGCAGCAGTGGAATTCCAGATGTGAGTGGGGAGGCCTCTGGATTTGCAGTCACCAGTGGATTGACCTCTGGGACCAGCAGCGAGGGGTCAGCTATAGATGTGACCTTGATTTACTCTGAACAATTTCAATCTGGCCAGGGATCTGGTGTCTTCCAGGAAGCTGGAGGGGAGATTTCAGGAGAAACGTCTGGATTCCCAGATATCAGCGGGCAGGAATCAGGAGACTTAAGTGGGTTCTCTTCCGGGTTCACTTCGGGGTTCCCTAGTGGAGACTTTTCTGGCATCAGCGGACTCTCATCAGGGATTCCAGACATCAGCGGCTCTGGATCCGGAGTGACATTCATTGAAGGAGGCTTTATTCAGGTGATACCCACGCCACAGGTCGAGGAAGAAGCAGGAGCGGGAAGCCTGGAAGAAAGGGGCATTTCATCCGGTGATGCAAGTGCAGAATACAGTGGTCTGCCCTCTGGAATTCATGATGCCAGTGCGGACTATTCTGGGTTCCCTTCTGGGTTTCCAGACATGAGTGGGGACATTTCTGGAACCAGTGGACTTCCTTCTGGCTTTTCAGGTACCAGTGGTTATTCATCAGGGATCATCATTTTGGATGGAGATTGGATTGAGATGGAGACCAAGATTCCAAAGACCGAGGCTGAAGCAGGACAAGAGGTGGAGGCCAGCGGTTTGCCTTCTGGAGACTTTTGTGGAATTTCTGGAATAAGTGGACTTCCCTTGGACACAAGTGGAGACATGTCAGGTTTCCTGGATTTAAGTGGTGAGGGTTCAGGAATACCAGAAATGAGTGGACTTTCATCTGGAATCCTGGATTTTAGTGGTTTCACTTCCGCAATTACAGATATTAGTGGACTTTCTTCTGGATTCCCTGAAATTACTATGGTAGATCCCGGATTGGTGGAATTAGTTCCCACAACTACCAGCTTGGAGCAGGAGCTGGGTGGTGGGCCATCTGTGCTTCTGGAATTCAGTGGTCTGTCATCCGGGGATGTTTCAGGAGACTTTTCCGGATTACCCTCTGGTGTAAGCGGGGATGTATCTGGAAAGGTGAGTGGACTTTATTCAGGGGATCTGGACTTCAGCGGCTTACCCAGTGGATTCCCCTCCGGAATACCAGACATCAGCGGATTTGAATCTGGATTCCCAGATGTGACCCTTGTAGACTCCAGCCTTGTCAAAGTGACAGAAAAAACAGACGTTGAGCAAGAACTGGGAGAGGGTCCTTCTGGATTTCTGGATTTCGGATCCGGAGAGCCAAGCGGATCCTCTGGACTTCCAGATATCAGTGAAGCATCAGGAATCCCAGATATCAGTGAAGCATCGGGAATCCCAGATATCAGTGGAGCATCGGGAATCCCAGATATCAGTGGAGCATCGGGAATCCCAGATATCAGTGAAGCATCGGGAATCCCAGATATCAGTGGAGCATCGGGAATCCCAGATATCAGTGGAGCATCGGGAATCCCAGATATCAGTGAAGCATCGGGAATCCCAGATATCAGTGGAGCATCGGGAATCCCAGATATCAGTGGAGCATCAGGAATCCCAGATATCAGTGGAGCATCGGGAATCCCAGATATCAGTGGCCTTCCTTCCGGGGAGGTTTCAGGAATCTCTGCTAGTGGAGATGTATCAGGGTTCACAGACATCACCTTCCTTATCTCAGAGGAAGTGATAGAAGTGGCCACCAAACCAACGGTGTCCCAGGAGCTGGGCCAGGGGCCCCTGGAAGCAAGTGGAGAATCATCTGGAATACCTCTAGCAAGTGGGGAGCCCTCAGGAGTCCCAGACATTAGTGGAGAAGTTTCTGGAATACCTTCCGGAGATTTACCTGCAGTAATTCTGAGCTCCCGCTCTCCAGACCAGGAACTTACAAGCAGTACTGGTGGTCCAGAGGAGACACTCTCAGAAATAGGACAGGTCGTTCCTGAAGTACTCATCACTCCACCTGTGCCCATTGCACTGACCACTGCCCCGGCAGTGATTGCCATAGAGACACCGTCAGTTCTAGAGGAGACAGTCTTGGAAG ATATTCCCGACCCCTGTGTTCCAAATCCATGTGGCACAGGAACATGTGCGACCCGAGATGGGATCGCATTCTGCCGATGCCCGCCAGGACTGACCGGAGACGACTGCCAGATGG ACATTGATGAGTGCCACTCGGGCCCCTGCGTGAATGGAGCTTCCTGCATTGATGGCATCGACTCTTACAAATGCTTATGCCTTCCCAGCTACGGAGGGGACCGCTGTGAGAAGG ACTTGGAGATCTGTGAGGAAGGCTGGATGAAGTTCCAGGGAAACTGCTACCGCCACTTCTCTGAGCGGGAGACCTGGGTGGATGCAGAACGCCGGTGCAGAGAGATCAGCTCCCATCTAGTGAGCATCATGACCCCTGAGGAGCAGGAGTATGTGAACA ACAACGCGCAGGACTACCAGTGGATCGGACTGAATGACAGGACGCTGGAACGCGACTTTCGCTGGTCCGACGGACACCCCCTG caatttgAGAACTGGAGGCCTAACCAACCGGATAACTACTTCAGTGCTGGAGAGGATTGTGTGGTGATGATCTGGCATGAGAACGGGCAGTGGAATGATGTGCCCTGCAACTACCACCTTCCCTTCACGTGCAAGAAGGGCACCA TGTCTTGTGGATCCCCTCCATTGGTAGAAAATGCCAGAATGTTTGGAAAGAGGAGAGACCGTTACGAAGTGAACTCAATAATCCGGTACCAATGCAACCACGGGTTTACACAGCGCCACCTGCCTGTGATCCGCTGCAAGGCAGATGGACAGTGGGAGCAGCCTCGAGTGGAGTGTATAGATT CCACTGCCTACAGCCGCAGACTACACAAGAGATCAACTAGGAGTCAAACGAGACAAGCCAGCAGATCTTGGGGAAAACTCAGATAA
- the LOC121294356 gene encoding aggrecan core protein-like isoform X2 — protein MTTLLLLFACLRVIAATISIELSDPASALSVSIPGQSPLRPLLGSSLVVPCYFLDSTPHDPTAAPLTPRIKWSRISKEGESVILVATEGKVRVTAEYMDRVTMVSYPLVPTDATLEISELRTSDSGIYRCEVMHGLEDSEDTVDIQVKGIVFHYRAISTRYTLTFEKAKSACIQNSATIATREQLQAAYDDGFHQCDAGWLSDQTVRYPIHSPREGCYGDKDEFPGVRTYGIRETNETYDVYCFAEEMSGKVFYSTSPAKFSFSEAEEQCIKLGAQLATTGQLYLAWQTGMDMCSAGWLADQSVRYPISIARPNCGGNLVGVRTVYRYLNQTGYPYPDSRYEAICYRDEPVEAVTAATDGYQATEAEEVTTEIGSGLLTVETFTEGPELFVTKLTSTGELQGEVVTLEPVDLTGTPAVEPFSATEVIEGFPPSVTMDFVFPGDNVTDLPLSPPPGITEEVLTPEEVTAELTGTPGFLVEELISVVTAAPEIGFPLVTEGAENATDVQEEGSTLTTELPPTALPPTGLVFHYRAASSRYSLTFAQAQQACLENSAVIASPEHLQAAYESGFNQCDAGWLSDQSVRYPIVTPRDNCYGNMDGFPGVRNYGVRPASEQYDVYCYIDKLRGEVFHASSVERFTLEEALSYCLDRNATLATSGELHAAWKQGLDKCRAGWLLDGSVRYPITTPRPFCGGGKTGVITVYRFPNQTGHPESHSKYDAYCFRAAEEEAVTALPELEKVTRLILEVEPPVTPTGLWEYPVTGTPPYEDELFTGTEDMLQTVNVTAVPLITVPPEDISGSAYSGLPSGESDISSGDESGVMSGDISGDASSSGIPDVSGEASGFAVTSGLTSGTSSEGSAIDVTLIYSEQFQSGQGSGVFQEAGGEISGETSGFPDISGQESGDLSGFSSGFTSGFPSGDFSGISGLSSGIPDISGSGSGVTFIEGGFIQVIPTPQVEEEAGAGSLEERGISSGDASAEYSGLPSGIHDASADYSGFPSGFPDMSGDISGTSGLPSGFSGTSGYSSGIIILDGDWIEMETKIPKTEAEAGQEVEASGLPSGDFCGISGISGLPLDTSGDMSGFLDLSGEGSGIPEMSGLSSGILDFSGFTSAITDISGLSSGFPEITMVDPGLVELVPTTTSLEQELGGGPSVLLEFSGLSSGDVSGDFSGLPSGVSGDVSGKVSGLYSGDLDFSGLPSGFPSGIPDISGFESGFPDVTLVDSSLVKVTEKTDVEQELGEGPSGFLDFGSGEPSGSSGLPDISEASGIPDISEASGIPDISGASGIPDISGASGIPDISEASGIPDISGASGIPDISGASGIPDISEASGIPDISGASGIPDISGASGIPDISGASGIPDISGLPSGEVSGISASGDVSGFTDITFLISEEVIEVATKPTVSQELGQGPLEASGESSGIPLASGEPSGVPDISGEVSGIPSGDLPAVILSSRSPDQELTSSTGGPEETLSEIGQVVPEVLITPPVPIALTTAPAVIAIETPSVLEETVLEDIPDPCVPNPCGTGTCATRDGIAFCRCPPGLTGDDCQMDLEICEEGWMKFQGNCYRHFSERETWVDAERRCREISSHLVSIMTPEEQEYVNNNAQDYQWIGLNDRTLERDFRWSDGHPLQFENWRPNQPDNYFSAGEDCVVMIWHENGQWNDVPCNYHLPFTCKKGTMSCGSPPLVENARMFGKRRDRYEVNSIIRYQCNHGFTQRHLPVIRCKADGQWEQPRVECIDSTAYSRRLHKRSTRSQTRQASRSWGKLR, from the exons ATGACCACTTTGCTCCTACTGTTCGCTTGTTTGCGAGTCATCGCAGCGACAATCTCCATCGAGCTGTCAG ACCCAGCTAGTGCACTGAGTGTGAGCATCCCGGGGCAGTCTCCACTGCGCCCTCTGCTGGGCAGCTCGCTGGTCGTGCCCTGCTACTTCCTGGACAGCACACCCCATGACCCCACCGCTGCCCCCCTCACCCCCCGGATCAAATGGAGCCGGATCTCCAAGGAAGGCGAGTCTGTCATCCTGGTGGCCACAGAGGGGAAGGTTCGAGTCACTGCCGAGTACATGGACAGGGTGACCATGGTCAGCTACCCCCTGGTGCCCACCGACGCCACTCTGGAGATCAGCGAGCTGCGTACCAGCGACTCGGGTATCTACCGCTGTGAGGTGATGCATGGCCTAGAGGACAGCGAGGACACCGTCGACATCCAGGTCAAAG GCATTGTATTCCACTACAGAGCTATCTCAACTCGCTACACCCTGACCTTCGAGAAGGCCAAAAGTGCCTGCATACAGAACAGTGCCACCATCGCCACTCGTGAGCAGCTGCAGGCAGCGTACGATGATGGGTTTCATCAGTGTGATGCTGGTTGGCTCTCAGATCAGACAGTCAG GTATCCAATTCATAGTCCACGAGAGGGTTGCTACGGTGACAAGGATGAGTTCCCTGGTGTCCGAACGTATGGAATTCGGGAAACTAACGAGACGTATGATGTGTACTGCTTCGCAGAGGAGATGTCAG gcAAGGTCTTTTACTCCACCTCCCCAGCTAAATTCTCATTTTCGGAAGCGGAGGAGCAGTGCATTAAGCTGGGCGCCCAACTAGCCACCACTGGGCAGCTCTACCTGGCCTGGCAGACGGGCATGGACATGTGCAGCGCGGGCTGGCTGGCTGACCAAAGTGTCCGCTACCCCATCTCTATAGCCAGGCCAAACTGCGGTGGTAACCTGGTGGGTGTCCGAACCGTCTATCGCTACCTGAACCAGACTGGCTATCCCTACCCAGACTCCCGCTATGAAGCCATCTGCTACCGAG ATGAGCCAGTGGAAGCTGTCACCGCGGCGACAGACGGATACCAGGCCACGGAAGCAGAGGAAGTGACCACAGAGATCGGCAGTGGTCTGCTGACGGTTGAGACCTTCACTGAGGGCCCGGAGCTCTTCGTCACCAAGCTGACCTCGACGGGGGAGCTCCAAGGAGAGGTGGTCACACTGGAGCCTGTCGACCTGACTGGCACTCCCGCGGTGGAGCCCTTCAGTGCAACTGAGGTCATCGAGGGATTCCCCCCCTCTGTCACCATGGACTTCGTGTTTCCAGGAGACAACGTCACGGATCTTCCCTTGTCTCCACCCCCTGGCATCACCGAAGAGGTCCTGACCCCGGAGGAGGTTACGGCAGAACTCACCGGCACCCCAGGGTTCCTGGTGGAGGAGCTGATCAGTGTGGTCACTGCTGCCCCTGAAATCGGCTTTCCTTTGGTAACAGAAGGAGCTGAAAATGCCACAGACGTGCAGGAGGAAGGCAGCACCCTGACCACGGAGCTGCCACCCACTGCCCTCCCCCCTACAG GTTTGGTGTTCCACTACAGGGCAGCGTCCAGCCGCTACTCCCTCACCTTTGCCCAGGCTCAGCAGGCATGTCTGGAAAACAGTGCCGTCATCGCCAGTCCGGAGCACCTCCAGGCCGCTTACGAGAGTGGCTTCAACCAGTGCGATGCAGGCTGGCTCTCCGACCAGTCTGTCAG GTATCCAATCGTCACTCCACGAGACAACTGCTACGGTAATATGGATGGGTTCCCTGGTGTGAGGAACTATGGTGTGCGTCCGGCCAGCGAGCAATACGACGTGTACTGTTACATCGACAAGCTCAGGG GTGAGGTTTTCCACGCAAGCTCAGTCGAGCGCTTCACGCTTGAAGAAGCCTTGTCATATTGCCTTGACCGGAACGCGACCCTCGCCACCAGTGGAGAGTTGCACGCCGCATGGAAGCAGGGTCTAGACAAGTGTCGCGCAGGTTGGCTGCTTGACGGCAGCGTGCGGTATCCCATCACCACCCCTAGGCCCTTCTGTGGTGGGGGGAAAACCGGCGTTATCACCGTCTACCGGTTCCCCAACCAAACAGGCCACCCTGAGTCACACTCCAAATATGACGCCTACTGCTTCCGAG ctGCTGAGGAGGAAGCTGTAACTGCATTGCCAGAGTTGGAGAAGGTGACCAGACTGATCCTTGAGGTGGAGCCACCAGTCACCCCCACAGGGCTCTGGGAGTACCCTGTCACTGGCACGCCCCCTTACGAAGACGAGCTATTCACAGGCACAGAGGACATGTTGCAGACAG tgaaCGTTACGGCCGTTCCCTTGATCACTGTCCCACCCGAGGACATCAGCGGCTCTGCGTACAGTGGGCTGCCATCCGGAGAAAGCGACATTTCTTCAGGAGATGAATCAGGAGTCATGTCTGGGGACATCTCAGGAGACGCCAGCAGCAGTGGAATTCCAGATGTGAGTGGGGAGGCCTCTGGATTTGCAGTCACCAGTGGATTGACCTCTGGGACCAGCAGCGAGGGGTCAGCTATAGATGTGACCTTGATTTACTCTGAACAATTTCAATCTGGCCAGGGATCTGGTGTCTTCCAGGAAGCTGGAGGGGAGATTTCAGGAGAAACGTCTGGATTCCCAGATATCAGCGGGCAGGAATCAGGAGACTTAAGTGGGTTCTCTTCCGGGTTCACTTCGGGGTTCCCTAGTGGAGACTTTTCTGGCATCAGCGGACTCTCATCAGGGATTCCAGACATCAGCGGCTCTGGATCCGGAGTGACATTCATTGAAGGAGGCTTTATTCAGGTGATACCCACGCCACAGGTCGAGGAAGAAGCAGGAGCGGGAAGCCTGGAAGAAAGGGGCATTTCATCCGGTGATGCAAGTGCAGAATACAGTGGTCTGCCCTCTGGAATTCATGATGCCAGTGCGGACTATTCTGGGTTCCCTTCTGGGTTTCCAGACATGAGTGGGGACATTTCTGGAACCAGTGGACTTCCTTCTGGCTTTTCAGGTACCAGTGGTTATTCATCAGGGATCATCATTTTGGATGGAGATTGGATTGAGATGGAGACCAAGATTCCAAAGACCGAGGCTGAAGCAGGACAAGAGGTGGAGGCCAGCGGTTTGCCTTCTGGAGACTTTTGTGGAATTTCTGGAATAAGTGGACTTCCCTTGGACACAAGTGGAGACATGTCAGGTTTCCTGGATTTAAGTGGTGAGGGTTCAGGAATACCAGAAATGAGTGGACTTTCATCTGGAATCCTGGATTTTAGTGGTTTCACTTCCGCAATTACAGATATTAGTGGACTTTCTTCTGGATTCCCTGAAATTACTATGGTAGATCCCGGATTGGTGGAATTAGTTCCCACAACTACCAGCTTGGAGCAGGAGCTGGGTGGTGGGCCATCTGTGCTTCTGGAATTCAGTGGTCTGTCATCCGGGGATGTTTCAGGAGACTTTTCCGGATTACCCTCTGGTGTAAGCGGGGATGTATCTGGAAAGGTGAGTGGACTTTATTCAGGGGATCTGGACTTCAGCGGCTTACCCAGTGGATTCCCCTCCGGAATACCAGACATCAGCGGATTTGAATCTGGATTCCCAGATGTGACCCTTGTAGACTCCAGCCTTGTCAAAGTGACAGAAAAAACAGACGTTGAGCAAGAACTGGGAGAGGGTCCTTCTGGATTTCTGGATTTCGGATCCGGAGAGCCAAGCGGATCCTCTGGACTTCCAGATATCAGTGAAGCATCAGGAATCCCAGATATCAGTGAAGCATCGGGAATCCCAGATATCAGTGGAGCATCGGGAATCCCAGATATCAGTGGAGCATCGGGAATCCCAGATATCAGTGAAGCATCGGGAATCCCAGATATCAGTGGAGCATCGGGAATCCCAGATATCAGTGGAGCATCGGGAATCCCAGATATCAGTGAAGCATCGGGAATCCCAGATATCAGTGGAGCATCGGGAATCCCAGATATCAGTGGAGCATCAGGAATCCCAGATATCAGTGGAGCATCGGGAATCCCAGATATCAGTGGCCTTCCTTCCGGGGAGGTTTCAGGAATCTCTGCTAGTGGAGATGTATCAGGGTTCACAGACATCACCTTCCTTATCTCAGAGGAAGTGATAGAAGTGGCCACCAAACCAACGGTGTCCCAGGAGCTGGGCCAGGGGCCCCTGGAAGCAAGTGGAGAATCATCTGGAATACCTCTAGCAAGTGGGGAGCCCTCAGGAGTCCCAGACATTAGTGGAGAAGTTTCTGGAATACCTTCCGGAGATTTACCTGCAGTAATTCTGAGCTCCCGCTCTCCAGACCAGGAACTTACAAGCAGTACTGGTGGTCCAGAGGAGACACTCTCAGAAATAGGACAGGTCGTTCCTGAAGTACTCATCACTCCACCTGTGCCCATTGCACTGACCACTGCCCCGGCAGTGATTGCCATAGAGACACCGTCAGTTCTAGAGGAGACAGTCTTGGAAG ATATTCCCGACCCCTGTGTTCCAAATCCATGTGGCACAGGAACATGTGCGACCCGAGATGGGATCGCATTCTGCCGATGCCCGCCAGGACTGACCGGAGACGACTGCCAGATGG ACTTGGAGATCTGTGAGGAAGGCTGGATGAAGTTCCAGGGAAACTGCTACCGCCACTTCTCTGAGCGGGAGACCTGGGTGGATGCAGAACGCCGGTGCAGAGAGATCAGCTCCCATCTAGTGAGCATCATGACCCCTGAGGAGCAGGAGTATGTGAACA ACAACGCGCAGGACTACCAGTGGATCGGACTGAATGACAGGACGCTGGAACGCGACTTTCGCTGGTCCGACGGACACCCCCTG caatttgAGAACTGGAGGCCTAACCAACCGGATAACTACTTCAGTGCTGGAGAGGATTGTGTGGTGATGATCTGGCATGAGAACGGGCAGTGGAATGATGTGCCCTGCAACTACCACCTTCCCTTCACGTGCAAGAAGGGCACCA TGTCTTGTGGATCCCCTCCATTGGTAGAAAATGCCAGAATGTTTGGAAAGAGGAGAGACCGTTACGAAGTGAACTCAATAATCCGGTACCAATGCAACCACGGGTTTACACAGCGCCACCTGCCTGTGATCCGCTGCAAGGCAGATGGACAGTGGGAGCAGCCTCGAGTGGAGTGTATAGATT CCACTGCCTACAGCCGCAGACTACACAAGAGATCAACTAGGAGTCAAACGAGACAAGCCAGCAGATCTTGGGGAAAACTCAGATAA